The Tigriopus californicus strain San Diego chromosome 5, Tcal_SD_v2.1, whole genome shotgun sequence genome includes a region encoding these proteins:
- the LOC131881230 gene encoding mucin-2-like gives MSSGERSMPFHGSIVVIKRSGGDGSTFPMTNESCLLGRREECDIRVQLETVAQEQCRIDVNENQQVILTSLSNNPTLINGRALKSHEVVLLGHKDVFTVADRSFRWEYPKGSSLVHQSAKSPKRGGVLTPKKSPNNSRSRLDGTPKNSGKKSKALALAGSRSVDALAHRRQALASPRKRVSFGPYISPELIDKTLPPSTPVRKGAVPKVQEPTTPTNRKVATSPSSLLKQSLKKSMATKQAQVEENDQKSVLVRSNNDTPRLKNSSGHRSSPRQSPPNKSPSKASPRTPKSAKGSAKKSAKLTPSTQITPKSAKIASPKSTPRSSVSASLSTPKSSRQSPQKKIKVRVSPQKTPKSVKASPKKTPKSVKASPKKTPKSVKTSPKKTPKPVKTSPKKTPKPVKTSPKKTPISVKTSPKKTPISVKTSPKKTPKLVKTSPKKTPKSAKTSPKKTPILVKTSPKKTPKLVKTSPKKTPISIRASSKQTPKSVESSPQMTSRMANLSSTVISKSGTPSIVASPKLVRTSPKLTPKLTKNSPLSTPKSLKSTTKLTPNMSNETPKVQSLKAYVKTPKASSSQLSAKTPPAKSTRSPMRTPKTVPRLAKNATSINKRLSASPTRQSRSSPVKVQSLGKSTPKSLGKKRLSMKTPRSAAKKDSPFRSLAKLFMTPESSTFDVAQAVNTSKSGEKKTPQKPLLMNSQKSVMKEKTPKTVAPLMTPRSVRIGANSKSVKKDPLKSVRRTGKVSKTPKILTAKTPAKSAAKKKAWADIAKKTPAASALKTMKVNRALRLIPRGQKVKKALSSAKRKSMAKIPTNAETTGHALSPENIVIGKSDLARTRTPRKSKAKTNTPLSVSRSIQKTKKTPKNVKVATPQSLGRRGNKSFSALLTPGFDFSSIQTPNIPLETFVSPLSVSQKKTPRRKIDLESTLSTPVRANGKSPMRSKTPTFSPKAIVPKSLKKNTPSKKTKTPRKSPVKQLPTRSLNKSLTKSPTLSKTPNSLESTPTKSKEKMTKTPVKSPAKAKTHARAKTPAKSPGNAKIPAKSPAKAKTPAKSPAKAKTPAKSPAKAKTPAKSPAKAKTPAKSPANPKSSVVSELPMPEILSISDVSLKTPAQAKTPAQAKTPAQAKTPAQTKTPSKTPAKVKTPSKTPAKAKTPSKSPSTTSAKIKTPANNSFKAKTPSKSPKSISNEVPLSEIVDISVDGQVFPSPSVLAKKSPLKRNSPKPKATAKSLKDQTSGVSTVSPARSPSITQSSAKDRKAKTSSVISSLKATSDRKKRINDPNMAADYMEGVVIFNSPVTSTVRRKSTQDSTQSPMKPPSPSKSTTSTPVLIKHTPTASKSATKTPATLKSPASYTTTPSPSKPVRKARGRKAPAVTEKKPAKTRGKRKGQDDTLQSPSAKLSKLDVSIQKDSDDDSTEPTSPMKGRRTRATRKASKAIPKKAPAEGTKTAEPEASKLSSRKRSAPEQEVETQASPPKRGKRTAKAPATPRTQSPKPKRGRRKVNAAASPLPSTPQKNALKTKKQEGSKASTAKKSTAKKTKGKKIAEELNESTASVEETVVKTPAKRVTRKAAVSTKKTKTPVKKTPKATRGRKAKKDAVAEDETLAVSSPTKTITPKPTRGRRGVAKASTKENDVEPASSKKGRGGKKAQASPVPQKIADNDSPMKEEASPAPKKRAAAKKATKATSAKKAAKATAASKSPPVKKTRGKKAVAEASPLPSELTKQSGGRTTKASPQKAPVKVAKSTKKTVSTSSKASPSPAKKRVTRSRK, from the exons ATGAGTAGTGGTGAGAGGAGCATGCCGTTCCACGGTTCCATCGTGGTGATCAAGCGGAGTGGTGGCGATGGTTCCACCTTTCCCATGACCAATGAGAGCTGTTTACTGGGACGACGCGAAGAGTGCGATATCCGCGTTCAACTCGAAACCGTGGCCCAGGAACAATGCCGGATTGATGTCAATGAAAACCAACAG GTAATCCTGACGTCTCTCTCGAACAACCCGACTTTGATCAATGGCCGAGCTCTGAAAAGCCATGAAGTCGTGTTGTTGGGTCATAAGGACGTTTTTACCGTGGCTGATCGCTCGTTTCGATGGGAGTATCCGAAGGGATCGAGCTTGGTCCACCAGTCGGCCAAGAGCCCCAAACGAGGCGGTGTTCTCACGCCCAAGAAATCACCCAATAACAGCAGGTCCCGATTGGACGGAACCCCCAAAAACTCCGGGAAGAAGAGCAAGGCATTAGCCTTAGCTGGCTCCCGATCCGTGGATGCTTTAG CTCATCGACGCCAAGCCTTAGCCTCGCCAAGAAAGCGAGTATCATTTGGACCTTACATTTCCCCGGAGCTGATCGATAAGACTCTTCCACCGAGCACTCCTGTGAGGAAAGGGGCCGTTCCCAAAGTTCAAGAACCAACTACGCCTACCAACAGGAAGGTGGCGACTTCGCCGTCGTCTCTGTTAAAGCAGAGTTTAAAGAAGTCCATGGCCACCAAACAA GCGCAAGTAGAAGAGAACGATCAAAAGAGCGTGCTAGTACGGTCCAATAATGACACTCCCCGCTTGAAAAACTCGTCCGGCCATCGTTCTTCTCCCCGGCAATCGCCCCCCAATAAGAGTCCAAGTAAGGCTAGCCCAAGAACCCCGAAATCTGCCAAAGGTTCTGCCAAGAAGAGCGCCAAACTCACACCTTCTACCCAGATAACTCCAAAGTCTGCCAAGATTGCTTCGCCAAAGTCTACTCCAAGATCCAGCGTTTCTGCTTCTTTGTCTACGCCAAAGTCGTCGAGGCAATCCCcgcaaaagaaaataaaggTGCGAGTGTCTCCCCAGAAAACCCCGAAATCAGTAAAGGCCTCTCCCAAGAAAACGCCGAAATCGGTAAAGGCCTCTCCTAAGAAAACGCCGAAATCGGTAAAGACCTCTCCTAAGAAAACGCCGAAACCGGTAAAGACCTCTCCCAAGAAAACGCCGAAACCGGTAAAGACCTCACCCAAGAAAACGCCGATATCGGTAAAGACCTCACCCAAGAAAACGCCGATATCGGTAAAGACCTCACCCAAGAAAACGCCGAAACTGGTAAAGACCTCGCCCAAGAAAACGCCGAAATCGGCAAAGACCTCTCCAAAGAAAACGCCGATATTGGTAAAGACCTCGCCCAAAAAAACGCCGAAATTGGTAAAGACATCTCCGAAGAAAACGCCGATATCCATAAGGGCCTCTTCCAAGCAAACACCGAAGTCCGTAGAATCGTCTCCTCAGATGACTTCAAGAATGGCCAATCTATCCTCGACGGTCATTAGTAAGTCAGGGACGCCTTCAATTGTGGCTTCTCCTAAATTAGTGCGAACCTCTCCGAAGTTAACTCCAAAACTTACCAAGAACTCGCCTTTATCAACACCGAAATCATTGAAGAGTACCACAAAACTTACTCCAAACATGTCCAATGAGACTCCTAAGGTCCAGTCACTGAAGGCTTATGTGAAGACACCAAAAGCATCATCCTCTCAATTGTCTGCGAAAACTCCTCCTGCAAAAAGCACCAGATCGCCGATGAGAACTCCAAAGACGGTTCCAAGGTTAGCAAAGAATGCCACTTCGATTAACAAGCGACTCTCTGCTTCTCCGACAAGACAATCGCGGTCCAGCCCCGTGAAGGTTCAATCATTAGGAAAATCCACGCCAAAATCCTTGGGGAAAAAAAGGCTATCGATGAAAACCCCTCGATCGGCTGCGAAAAAGGATTCCCCATTTAGAAGCTTGGCAAAACTGTTCATGACTCCAGAGTCTTCAACTTTCGATGTAGCTCAAGCCGTCAACACTTCGAAGTCGGGAGAGAAGAAAACGCCTCAAAAGCCGTTGCTTATGAACTCTCAAAAGTCGGTCATGAAAGAGAAAACGCCCAAAACTGTCGCCCCGCTCATGACCCCGCGATCTGTGCGAATTGGAGCCAATTCCAAATCGGTGAAGAAAGATCCATTGAAGTCTGTAAGGAGAACTGGAAAAGTGTCCAAGACGCCTAAAATTTTGACGGCTAAAACTCCGGCAAAATCAGCGGCGAAGAAGAAAGCTTGGGCAGATATCGCCAAGAAAACTCCAGCCGCCAGTGCGTTGAAGACCATGAAAGTTAATCGAGCCTTAAGATTAATACCTAGGggacaaaaagtcaaaaaagccCTTTCCAGTGCCAAAAGGAAGAGT ATGGCCAAAATTCCGACTAATGCAGAAACCACCGGCCACGCCTTGTCTCCAGAAAACATTGTTATTGGCAAATCTGACCTTGCAAGGACCAGGACtccaagaaaatcaaag GCCAAAACCAACACACCTTTATCTGTTTCGAGAAGCATTCAGAAAACAAAGAAGACGCCCAAGAACGTGAAAGTTGCTACCCCTCAATCTCTTGGCAGACGTGGGAACAAATCGTTTTCCGCTTTGCTAACTCCTGGATTTGATTTCTCATCAATTCAAACTCCCAATATTCCACTTGAAACATTTGTCTCACCTTTGTCTGTGTCCCAAAAGAAAACTCCTCGACGAAAAATTGATCTAGAGTCCACACTCTCAACCCCGGTTAGAGCAAACGGAAAGAGTCCCATGAGATCCAAAACACCAACGTTTAGTCCCAAGGCAATCGTACCCAAAAGTCTGAAAAAGAACACACCATCCAAGAAGACTAAAACACCGAGGAAAAGCCCTGTGAAACAGCTTCCTACAAGAAGTCTGAATAAGAGCCTTACGAAATCCCCCACCTTGTCCAAAACGCCCAACAGTCTTGAGTCGACCCCTACGAAGTCGAAggagaaaatgacaaagaCACCCGTCAAGAGTCCTGCAAAGGCCAAGACACATGCAAGGGCCAAAACACCTGCCAAGAGTCCTGGAAATGCCAAGATACCCGCCAAGAGTCCTGCAAAGGCCAAGACACCCGCCAAGAGTCCTGCAAAGGCCAAGACACCCGCCAAGAGTCCTGCAAAGGCCAAGACACCCGCCAAGAGTCCTGCAAAGGCCAAGACACCCGCCAAGAGTCCTGCGAATCCCAAGAGCTCAGTAGTGTCAGAGTTGCCTATGCCTGAGATCCTCTCTATTTCGGACGTTTCGTTAAAGACCCCCGCACAAGCAAAGACCCCTGCACAAGCAAAGACCCCTGCACAAGCAAAGACCCCTGCACAAACAAAGACACCATCCAAGACACCTGCAAAAGTGAAGACCCCATCCAAGACACCTGCAAAAGCGAAGACCCCGTCAAAATCCCCTTCAACAACTTCTGCCAAGATAAAGACCCCAGCCAACAACtctttcaaggcaaaaacTCCCTCAAAGAGCCCTAAGAGCATATCTAATGAGGTACCTCTGTCTGAAATTGTAGACATATCGGTTGATGGACAAGTTTTTCCATCGCCATCGGTTTTGGCTAAGAAATCTCCACTGAAGAGAAACTCCCCCAAACCAAAGGCGACAGCCAAGAGCTTGAAAGATCAAACATCTGGAGTGAGCACCGTAAGCCCCGCCCGCAGCCCAAGTATCACACAATCTTCAGCAAAGGATCGCAAAGCAAAAACTTCATCAGTGATCAGTTCACTGAAAGCTACCTCTGATCGGAAGAAGAGGATAAATGACCCCAACATGGCAGCAGATTACATGGAAGGAGTGGTTATCTTCAACAGCCCGGTCACAAGCACTGTTCGACGGAAATCCACACAAGACTCAACTCAATCCCCAATGAAGCCTCCTAGTCCATCAAAGTCGACAACCTCTACTCCAGTCTTGATTAAACACACCCCAACTGCTTCCAAATCTGCTACTAAAACTCCCGCAACGTTGAAGTCACCAGCTTCATACACGACCACACCTTCGCCATCGAAACCGGTCCGAAAGGCTCGCGGACGAAAAGCCCCGGCTGTGaccgaaaaaaaacctgccAAGACTcgaggaaagaggaaaggaCAAGACGACACATTACAATCACCATCGGCGAAATTGTCCAAGTTAGATGTGAGTATTCAAAAAGACAGCGATGACGACAGCACAGAACCGACTTCGCCAATGAAAGGTCGAAGAACTAGGGCCACTCGAAAGGCTTCTAAGGCAATCCCCAAGAAAGCCCCCGCCGAAGGAACTAAGACAGCTGAGCCAGAGGCTTCAAAGTTGTCTTCCCGCAAACGCTCGGCACCGGAGCAAGAGGTTGAAACTCAGGCCTCTCCTCCCAAACGTGGCAAACGGACAGCCAAGGCCCCAGCCACGCCCAGGACTCAATCCCCTAAACCAAAACGTGGACGTAGGAAGGTCAATGCTGCCGCCTCTCCATTGCCCTCAACCCCCCAAAAGAACGCTCTCAAGACCAAGAAGCAAGAGGGTTCGAAAGCATCTACGGCTAAAAAATCCACAGCCAAGAAAACGAAAGGGAAAAAGATCGCAGAGGAATTGAATGAATCCACTGCTTCCGTTGAAGAAACCGTTGTTAAGACTCCCGCCAAACGGGTTACTAGGAAAGCCGCTGTTTCAACGAAAAAGACAAAGACACCTGTTAAGAAGACACCCAAGGCTACCCGAGGACggaaagccaaaaaagacgCTGTAGCTGAAGATGAAACCTTGGCCGTTAGCAGTCCGACCAAAACTATTACACCGAAACCCACAAGAGGTCGACGAGGTGTCGCTAAAGCTTCAACAAAGGAAAACGACGTGGAGCCGGCTTCTTCTAAGAAAGGTCGAGGTGGGAAGAAGGCGCAAGCCTCACCTGTTCCCCAAAAGATAGCTGACAATGATTCACCCATGAAGGAAGAGGCAAGTCCTGCGCCGAAGAAGCGAGCTGCGGCCAAGAAAGCCACCAAGGCCACATCGGCTAAAAAGGCCGCTAAGGCAACTGCGGCCTCAAAGTCCCCTCCTGTGAAGAAGACACGCGGCAAGAAAGCCGTTGCCGAGGCATCTCCACTTCCAAGTGAATTGACTAAGCAATCCGGTGGTCGGACGACTAAAGCTTCTCCTCAAAAAGCGCCAGTGAAGGTCGCCAAAAG TACAAAGAAAACCGTCTCCACCTCGTCGAAAGCAAGTCCGTCTCCAGCCAAGAAACGTGTCACCCGTTCAAGAAAGTAG
- the LOC131881238 gene encoding uncharacterized protein LOC131881238: MATRTRRSSLMPAPPRSSWIQPQAKALKTKVERRTQMAPEFGPSQEFDFDAPVMSPAGPMTRSRRSSIYGLRGNSTVRPSQKRSSATSSKAMDSITAAKPLDSGKSRARRSSVAPSNRSKETPAPSSSNGSSVTSSKISAPRKSPVNPVPSTCHTNARASAKSIKTAISRSPPKVDGQHVMKKSDCFLTNNSVNSDVQVVLERLTETPEIKEALDRPENVQRLGDQKSIAEHDELAVGSPMSRRKTVQIQEADFSPRVTRSIRMIKKTPFKKPKFGPASSKLSPNSRANLWPTRQKHSVFSGTPQSMNPVDMLKRNLQDKVKHQMEDTIAQLPNNTSPYLMIENETENGSPDYKFTKLNGAAPKSAKAAAKYLTATPGVRQIRPREALLQLDGNTPQTGPTMTSTSVSRLSLKRSTPLKVRPLLLFEDEDDEDTMKNSPSLNGLNQPEDISMEQVPLGSPVQSDSQMITGDLARACLIM; this comes from the exons ATGGCCACGCGAACGCGAAGATCCAG CTTAATGCCCGCCCCTCCCCGATCCAGTTGGATCCAGCCTCAGGCCAAGGCGCTCAAAACCAAGGTGGAACGACGAACCCAGATGGCACCTGAGTTTGGGCCTAGTCAGGAGTTCGATTTCGATGCGCCTGTGATGAGTCCGGCCGGACCTATGACTCG GTCTCGTCGCTCATCTATTTACGGGCTACGCGGCAATTCAACCGTCCGCCCGTCTCAAAAGAGAAGTTCGGCGACCTCCAGTAAAGCCATGGACTCCATTACCGCGGCCAAACCCTTAGATTCGGGCAAATCCCGAGCCCGAAGATCTAGTGTAGCACCTTCGAATCGGTCAAAAGAAACTCCAGCTCCTTCGTCTTCGAATGGGTCATCTGTCACATCCTCAAAGATATCTGCCCCCCGCAAATCTCCGGTTAACCCTGTCCCATCTACCTGCCACACTAATGCTCGAGCTTCAGCCAAGAGTATCAAAACTGCGATTTCACGATCTCCACCGAAGGTTGACGGCCAACACGTCATGAAAAAGTCGGATTGCTTTTTGACGAACAATTCGGTAAACTCAGATGTTCAAGTCGTCTTAGAGCGTCTCACCGAAACGCCCGAAATTAAAGAAGCTTTAGACCGTcctgaaaatgttcaaagacTTGGCGATCAAAAGTCCATTGCTGAGCATGACGAGCTAGCGGTCGGATCTCCAATGTCCCGCCGCAAAACTGTGCAAATTCAGGAAGCGGATTTCAGCCCTAGAGTCACTCGATCAATCAGAATGATCAAAAAGACACCTTTCAAGAAACCCAAGTTTGGTCCCGCCTCTTCCAAGTTGTCGCCCAATTCTAGGGCAAACCTTTGGCCAACTAGACAGAAACACTCCGTTTTCTCTGGTACTCCTCAATCGATGAATCCCGTGGACATGCTGAAAAGAAATCTCCAAGACAAGGTGAAACATCAAATGGAGGACACCATTGCTCAATTACCGAATAATACCTCTCCGTATCTGATGATTGAAAATGAGACTGAAAATGGCTCACCTGATTACAAATTTACCAAGTTGAATGGGGCTGCTCCAAAAAGTGCCAAGGCTGCTGCCAAGTACCTGACTGCTACCCCCGGCGTCCGTCAAATTCGACCTCGAGAGGCATTGTTGCAACTGGATGGGAACACTCCTCAAACCGGACCTACTATGACGAGTACGTCCGTGTCGCGATTGAGCCTTAAAAGAAGTACACCCTTGAAGGTCCGACCTCTGTTGCTTtttgaggatgaggatgacgaagaTACTATGAAAAACTCTCCAAGCTTGAACGGGTTGAATCAACCCGAAGATATTTCAATGGAACAAGTTCCCCTTGGAAGCCCTGTTCAATCTGACTCTCAAATGATTACCGGGGATCTCGCACGAGCGTGCTTGATCatgtaa
- the LOC131881242 gene encoding DDRGK domain-containing protein 1-like, whose translation MDPLVLSVLVAVLAVALAALLYYKKTTTAGRAPSTRSGPVPAGAVAAVAGGRRRAGPRLRRAAQRGDAVEDEAAEAEEAQAAEREELAEAGVKVPDGKVGKKKMEKLQLKAEKKVAREAEAQEREERKKQQEKDQALAAEARQREQNEAEREAAEEQRLKEEQQRRDNEEYMKLKAAFSVEAEGFDENEDPGDAQNQLRNFIQYIQDTKVVVLEDLAAHFKMKTQDTIDRVTQLQEDGLLTGVIDDRGKFIFISQKELEAVATFIRQRGRVSIAELAESSNQLITLTPEATVS comes from the exons ATGGATCCACTGGTTCTCTCCGTCTTGGTGGCCGTGTTAGCCGTGGCTCTGGCCGCCTTGCTCTACTACAAGAAAACCACCACGGCTGGACGAGCGCCTTCGACCCGCAGTGGGCCCGTACCCGCCGGTGCCGTCGCAGCCGTGGCCGGCGGTCGTCGACGGGCCGGTCCCCGATTACGACGCGCAGCTCAACGCGGGGATGCGGTGGAAGATGAAGCGGCCGAGGCCGAGGAAGCTCAGGCCGCCGAACGTGAGGAGCTGGCCGAAGCCGGGGTCAAGGTGCCGGACGGCAAAGTGGGCAAGAAGAAGATGGAGAAGCTGCAGTTGAAGGCCGAGAAGAAGGTGGCGCGCGAGGCCGAGGCCCAGGAGCGCGAGGAGCGCAAGAAACAGCAAGAGAAGGACCAGGCCTTGGCGGCTGAGGCGCGACAGCGGGAGCAGAATGAGGCGGAGCGGGAAGCGGCCGAGGAGCAACGCCTTAAGGAAGAGCAGCAACGCCGGGACAACGAGGAGTATATGAAGCTCAAGGCCGCGTTCAGCGTCGAGGCCGAGGGCTTTGATGAGAACGAGGACCCCGGGGATGCCCAAAACCAGCTCCGCAATTTCATACAGTACATTCAG GATACGAAAGTGGTGGTTTTGGAGGACCTGGCCGCTCATTTTAAGATGAAGACCCAAGACACGATCGATCGGGTAACTCAACTCCAAGAGGACGGACTCCTGACCGGCGTTATTGACGATCGGGGcaaattcatcttcatttcgCAGAAGGAATTGGAAGCCGTGGCCACTTTCATCCGACAACGAGGCCGCGTGTCCATTGCCGAATTGGCCGAAAGTAGCAATCAACTCATTACACTCACGCCCGAAGCTACGGTGAGCTGA
- the LOC131881246 gene encoding transmembrane emp24 domain-containing protein eca-like — protein sequence MFGTGWNTVRGMPVGFWLLLVWLPAFVSPLYFHIAETERKCFIEEIPDETMVTGNYKVQLYDPRTNGFAPSSPGIGMHVEIRDPDDKIILSKVYSSEGKWTFTSHTPGEHVICLYSNSTKWFSGTQLRVHLDIQVGEHAIDYANVAQKEKLSELQLRVRQLLDQVEQITKEQNYQRYREERFRQTSESTNQRVLWWSLGQTCILVVMGAWQMRHLKSFFEAKKLV from the exons ATGTTTGGGACGGGTTGGAACACTGTGCGGG GGATGCCCGTGGGATtctggttgttgttggtgtggTTGCCGGCCTTCGTATCGCCCTTGTACTTTCATATTGCTGAGACCGAGCGAAAGTGTTTCATCGAAGAGATCCCCGACGAGACCATGGTCACGG GAAACTATAAGGTTCAACTGTACGACCCTCGTACCAACGGGTTTGCCCCCTCCAGTCCGGGGATTGGCATGCACGTTGAGATCCGTGATCCTGATGATAAAATCATCTTGTCCAAAGTGTACAGTTCCGAGGGTAAATGGACGTTCACATCACATACTCCGGGTGAACACGTCATTTGTTTGTACTCAAACTCCACCAAATGGTTCTCAGGGACCCAATTG CGAGTTCATCTTGACATTCAAGTTGGCGAGCATGCCATCGATTACGCGAATGTGGCTCAAAAGGAGAAATTATCTGAGCTCCAACTCCGCGTCCGACAGCTCTTGGACCAAGTTGAGCAAATCACTAAGGAACAGAACTATCAACGG TACCGGGAAGAGCGATTCCGTCAAACGTCGGAGAGCACGAATCAACGTGTGCTGTGGTGGAGTTTAGGACAAACTTGCATTCTCGTGGTCATGGGAGCCTGGCAAATGCGACATTTGAAGAGTTTTTTCGAAGCGAAGAAGCTCGTGTAA